One Nocardia farcinica genomic region harbors:
- a CDS encoding indolepyruvate oxidoreductase subunit beta family protein → MSSWYDGQRPLTLAVLAMGGEGGGVLADWIVEVAEKAGYWAQSTSVPGVAQRTGATVYYVELFPPTPPSGAARAVPVLSVFPTPGEVDVVVASELMEAGRAVQRGFSTPDRTTLITSTHRVFAIDERMAPGDGRADSAALLETARRGAKRLIAADFMAVAEQARSVISASLFGALAGCGVLPFGREQFEQPIRDFGKGVEQSLAAFAAGYEAARSAAPAGGTTAAGSGAARASEPVPLTLVPRPLSAEEKKEREDRRRNEIAATDPGALVGPKLRTLAAEVADLPAAARSMILHGLVRTAVYQNKTYARRYLERVARFAAVDPDAEGAARLTVEAARHLALWMCYQDTIQVALQKTRRHRMDRIRAEARAEPDQLIQVREYLHPQSDEITDTLPERLGATLRRSTVFGRVVRKLTHRGMIVNTSSITGYTALSVMARVRPLRPRSLRFAREQAAIEEWLAIALSAASIDADLAREIVECQRVLKGYGATWEHGWESFTRLMAAAQELAGTPDAAERLARLRDAALADEDGAALAAELAESAAASAK, encoded by the coding sequence ATGTCGAGTTGGTACGACGGGCAGCGGCCGCTCACCCTGGCCGTGCTGGCCATGGGCGGCGAGGGCGGCGGAGTGCTCGCGGACTGGATCGTCGAGGTGGCGGAGAAGGCCGGGTACTGGGCCCAGTCCACCTCGGTGCCCGGCGTGGCGCAGCGCACCGGCGCGACCGTGTACTACGTCGAATTGTTCCCGCCCACACCGCCTTCCGGTGCCGCACGGGCGGTGCCGGTGCTCAGTGTGTTCCCCACCCCCGGCGAGGTCGACGTCGTGGTCGCCTCGGAGCTGATGGAAGCCGGGCGGGCGGTGCAGCGTGGCTTCAGCACGCCCGACCGGACCACCCTGATCACCTCCACGCACCGGGTGTTCGCCATCGACGAGCGGATGGCCCCGGGCGACGGACGCGCGGATTCGGCGGCGCTGCTGGAGACCGCGCGGCGCGGGGCGAAGCGGCTGATCGCCGCCGACTTCATGGCGGTGGCCGAGCAGGCGCGCAGCGTGATCAGCGCGTCGCTGTTCGGCGCGCTGGCCGGGTGCGGGGTGCTGCCGTTCGGCCGCGAGCAGTTCGAGCAGCCGATCCGCGATTTCGGCAAGGGTGTCGAGCAGTCGCTCGCGGCGTTCGCCGCGGGCTACGAGGCGGCGCGGTCGGCGGCCCCCGCCGGGGGCACGACGGCGGCCGGCTCCGGCGCGGCCCGCGCGAGCGAGCCGGTGCCGTTGACGCTGGTCCCCCGGCCGCTGTCGGCGGAGGAGAAGAAGGAGCGGGAGGACCGGCGGCGCAACGAGATCGCCGCGACCGACCCCGGCGCGCTGGTGGGGCCGAAACTGCGGACCCTGGCCGCCGAGGTGGCCGACCTGCCCGCCGCGGCGCGTTCGATGATTCTGCACGGCCTGGTGCGCACCGCGGTCTACCAGAACAAGACCTACGCTCGGCGGTATCTGGAGCGGGTGGCGCGCTTCGCCGCCGTGGACCCCGACGCCGAGGGCGCCGCGCGGCTTACGGTGGAAGCGGCCCGGCACCTCGCGTTGTGGATGTGCTATCAGGACACCATCCAGGTCGCGCTGCAGAAGACCCGGCGTCACCGGATGGATCGCATCCGGGCGGAGGCCCGTGCGGAACCGGATCAGCTCATCCAGGTGCGCGAGTACCTGCACCCGCAGAGCGACGAGATCACCGACACCCTGCCCGAGCGGCTGGGCGCGACCCTGCGCCGCTCCACGGTCTTCGGCCGGGTGGTGCGCAAACTGACCCACCGGGGCATGATCGTCAACACCAGTTCGATCACCGGCTACACCGCCCTGTCGGTGATGGCCCGGGTGCGCCCGCTGCGCCCGCGCTCGCTGCGGTTCGCCCGCGAGCAGGCCGCCATCGAGGAGTGGCTGGCCATCGCGCTGTCGGCGGCGAGCATCGACGCCGACCTGGCCCGCGAGATCGTCGAATGCCAACGCGTCCTCAAGGGATACGGCGCGACCTGGGAGCACGGGTGGGAGAGCTTCACCCGCTTGATGGCGGCCGCGCAGGAGCTGGCGGGCACCCCGGACGCCGCCGAGCGGCTGGCGCGACTGCGGGATGCGGCACTGGCCGACGAGGACGGGGCGGCCCTGGCGGCGGAACTGGCGGAATCGGCGGCGGCGAGCGCGAAGTGA
- the hutG gene encoding formimidoylglutamase, with translation MRPAPRWTGRTDGTTDEHLRWHQVVAPYAPGAEPGSCVFVGFASDEGVRRNKGRVGAAAGPDALRQAMAPMALDRPRRAYDAGTVEVVGEALEEGQRALGGTVAGLLDAGHFPVVFGGGHEIAYGTYLGVTGSSRRAPGTRLGILNLDAHFDLRADPVPSSGTPFRQILAAEGDAVRYAVLGISQPSNTAALFDTAARFGVRHLPDDECDPATALAFVDAFLAEIDLVYLTIDLDVLPAAVAPGVSAPAAFGVPLPTLQAVCDRVGASGKLAVVDVAELNPGLDIDNRTARTAARLIHRIVTRHVPVPAG, from the coding sequence ATGCGACCCGCACCCCGCTGGACCGGCCGCACCGACGGCACCACCGACGAACACCTGCGCTGGCACCAGGTCGTGGCGCCCTACGCGCCCGGCGCCGAGCCCGGTTCCTGCGTGTTCGTCGGCTTCGCCAGTGACGAAGGGGTGCGGCGCAACAAGGGACGGGTCGGCGCGGCCGCCGGTCCCGACGCGCTGCGGCAGGCCATGGCCCCGATGGCGCTCGACCGCCCGCGCCGCGCCTACGACGCGGGCACCGTCGAGGTGGTCGGCGAGGCGCTGGAGGAGGGGCAGCGCGCGCTCGGCGGCACGGTCGCGGGTCTGCTCGACGCCGGGCATTTCCCGGTGGTGTTCGGCGGCGGGCACGAGATCGCCTACGGCACCTACCTCGGTGTCACCGGATCGTCGCGCCGTGCGCCCGGCACCCGCCTCGGAATCCTGAACCTGGACGCGCATTTCGATCTGCGGGCCGACCCGGTGCCCAGTTCGGGCACCCCGTTCCGGCAGATCCTCGCGGCCGAGGGGGACGCCGTCCGGTACGCGGTGCTCGGTATCAGCCAACCCAGCAACACCGCCGCCCTCTTCGACACCGCCGCGCGCTTCGGCGTGCGCCACCTCCCCGACGACGAGTGCGACCCCGCGACGGCCCTGGCCTTCGTCGACGCCTTCCTCGCCGAGATCGACCTGGTGTATCTGACCATCGACCTCGACGTGCTGCCCGCCGCCGTCGCCCCCGGGGTCAGCGCACCCGCCGCGTTCGGTGTGCCGCTGCCGACCCTGCAGGCCGTGTGCGACCGGGTCGGCGCCAGCGGCAAACTCGCCGTCGTCGACGTGGCCGAACTCAACCCCGGCCTCGACATCGACAACCGCACCGCGCGCACCGCGGCCCGGCTGATCCACCGGATCGTCACCCGGCACGTGCCGGTCCCCGCGGGCTGA
- the hutI gene encoding imidazolonepropionase, translated as MPTTALTGIGQLVTNDPALGEGPLGLRRDAAIVFEDGVVAWVGDSAHVPATDTAHDLDGRAVLPGFVESHSHLVFAGDRAEEFAARMSGRPYGAGGIRTTIEATRAASDEQLGANVRRLLDESLRAGSTTVECKSGYGQSVEHELRSVRVAGRYTDEVTLLAAHVPPPEYAGRVDDYVAMACAEMIPRCAPHAKWIDVFCEQGAFDRDQAHAVLTAGIAHGLVPRVHGNQLHRGPGVQLAVEVGAASVDHVTYIDDADIEALAHSDTVATLLPGADFCTRNSYPDARALLDAGVTVALGADCNPGTSYTTSLPFCIALAVRELRMTPDEAVWAATAGGARALRRGDVGVLTPGARADALALDAPSHLHLAYRPGVPLISRVWREGTLAYATN; from the coding sequence ATGCCCACCACCGCACTGACCGGCATCGGCCAGCTGGTCACCAACGATCCCGCCCTGGGCGAGGGCCCGCTCGGCCTGCGCCGCGACGCCGCGATCGTGTTCGAGGACGGTGTCGTCGCCTGGGTCGGCGACTCCGCCCACGTGCCCGCCACCGACACCGCGCACGACCTGGACGGGCGGGCCGTGCTGCCCGGCTTCGTCGAATCGCATTCGCACCTGGTGTTCGCCGGCGACCGCGCCGAGGAGTTCGCCGCCAGGATGTCCGGCCGCCCGTACGGCGCGGGCGGCATCCGCACCACCATCGAGGCCACCCGCGCCGCCAGCGACGAACAGCTGGGCGCGAACGTGCGGCGGCTGCTCGACGAATCGCTGCGCGCCGGCAGCACCACCGTGGAATGCAAGTCGGGCTACGGGCAGTCCGTCGAGCACGAGCTGCGCAGCGTGCGGGTGGCCGGCCGCTACACCGACGAGGTGACGTTGCTGGCCGCGCACGTGCCGCCGCCCGAATACGCCGGGCGCGTCGACGATTACGTGGCGATGGCGTGCGCGGAGATGATCCCCCGGTGCGCGCCGCACGCGAAGTGGATCGACGTGTTCTGCGAACAGGGCGCCTTCGACCGCGACCAGGCGCACGCGGTGCTCACCGCGGGCATCGCGCACGGACTGGTCCCGCGCGTGCACGGCAATCAACTGCACCGCGGGCCCGGTGTGCAGCTGGCGGTGGAGGTGGGCGCGGCCTCGGTCGACCACGTCACCTACATCGACGACGCCGACATCGAAGCGCTCGCGCACAGCGACACCGTCGCCACCCTGCTGCCCGGTGCCGACTTCTGCACCCGCAACAGCTATCCCGACGCGCGCGCCCTGCTCGATGCCGGGGTGACGGTCGCGCTCGGCGCCGACTGCAACCCCGGCACCAGCTACACCACCAGCCTGCCGTTCTGCATCGCGCTGGCGGTGCGCGAGCTGCGCATGACCCCCGACGAGGCGGTCTGGGCGGCGACCGCCGGTGGCGCGCGGGCGCTGCGGCGTGGCGACGTCGGCGTGCTCACGCCCGGCGCCCGCGCCGACGCGCTGGCCCTGGACGCCCCCTCGCACCTGCACCTGGCCTACCGGCCGGGTGTCCCGCTGATCAGCCGAGTGTGGCGCGAGGGCACACTCGCCTACGCGACGAACTGA
- a CDS encoding purine-cytosine permease family protein, with the protein MKNDGTAEDILTLERRTIDVVPDSERHGTPRSQFTLWFGANMQITAIVDGALAVVFGADALWAIIGLLIGNVFGGAVMALHSAQGPRMGLPQMISSRAQFGVKGAVIPLVMVILMYLGFAATGTVLAGQAVNQVLGIDSPTVGILIFGGLTAFVAITGYRLIHMVGRVATVVGIVGFTYLAIRLFAEYPVADYVGIVDFDVVTFLLAISLSAGWQLTFGPYVADYSRYLPRSTSERTTFWSTFLGSVIGSQWSMTFGALVAAVAGDAFLGNQVGFMGDLAGPAAVAFLIYLVIVVGKLTVNVLNAYGGFMSILTTVTAFNGRSHISTTARTLYILGFVGVSMLIAIAASADFLENFKNFVLVLLMVFTPWSAINLIDYYLISKERIDLPALYDPNGRYGAWNTPAMICYALGVVAQIPFLAQKMYTGPVTEMLGGADISWIVGILFTGAIYYPIAKRTNNPPAQMIYPTHTEMVDTRL; encoded by the coding sequence ATGAAAAACGACGGCACCGCCGAGGACATCCTCACCCTCGAACGCCGCACCATCGACGTCGTTCCCGACAGCGAACGACACGGCACCCCGCGCAGCCAGTTCACCCTCTGGTTCGGCGCCAACATGCAGATCACCGCGATCGTCGACGGCGCACTGGCCGTCGTGTTCGGCGCCGACGCGCTGTGGGCGATCATCGGCCTGCTGATCGGCAACGTCTTCGGCGGCGCCGTGATGGCGCTGCACTCCGCGCAGGGTCCGCGGATGGGGCTGCCGCAGATGATCTCGAGCCGGGCCCAGTTCGGCGTCAAGGGCGCGGTGATCCCGCTGGTGATGGTGATCCTGATGTACCTGGGCTTCGCCGCCACCGGCACCGTGCTCGCCGGTCAAGCGGTGAACCAGGTCCTCGGCATCGACAGCCCCACCGTCGGCATCCTGATCTTCGGCGGCCTCACCGCCTTCGTCGCCATCACCGGCTACCGGCTCATCCACATGGTCGGGCGGGTCGCCACCGTCGTCGGCATCGTCGGATTCACCTACCTGGCGATCCGCTTGTTCGCCGAGTATCCGGTCGCCGACTACGTCGGCATCGTCGACTTCGACGTGGTCACCTTCCTGCTGGCGATCTCGCTGAGCGCGGGCTGGCAGCTGACCTTCGGCCCCTATGTCGCCGACTACTCCCGGTACCTGCCGCGCAGCACCAGCGAGCGCACCACGTTCTGGTCGACCTTCCTCGGCAGCGTGATCGGCTCGCAGTGGTCGATGACCTTCGGCGCGCTCGTCGCCGCGGTCGCGGGCGATGCCTTCCTCGGCAACCAGGTCGGCTTCATGGGCGATCTGGCCGGCCCGGCGGCCGTCGCCTTCCTGATCTACCTGGTGATCGTGGTCGGCAAGCTCACCGTCAACGTGCTCAACGCCTACGGCGGGTTCATGTCCATCCTCACCACCGTGACCGCCTTCAACGGCCGCTCGCACATCTCCACCACCGCGCGCACCCTCTACATCCTCGGCTTCGTCGGGGTGTCGATGCTCATCGCCATCGCCGCCAGCGCGGACTTCCTGGAGAACTTCAAGAACTTCGTGCTCGTGCTGCTCATGGTGTTCACGCCGTGGAGCGCGATCAACCTGATCGACTACTACCTGATCTCCAAGGAGCGCATCGACCTGCCCGCGCTCTACGACCCGAACGGCCGCTACGGCGCGTGGAACACCCCCGCGATGATCTGCTACGCGCTCGGGGTGGTGGCCCAGATCCCGTTCCTGGCGCAGAAGATGTACACCGGGCCGGTCACCGAGATGCTCGGCGGCGCCGACATCTCCTGGATCGTGGGCATCCTGTTCACCGGCGCGATCTACTACCCGATCGCCAAGCGCACCAACAACCCGCCCGCGCAGATGATCTACCCGACCCACACCGAGATGGTCGACACCCGCCTCTAG
- a CDS encoding IclR family transcriptional regulator: MAPGDVTRSVSRTFELLGAIIEHGGLTLADAAKATELAPSTALRLIRSLEQTEFVLRGEDNVYRVGPRLLQIGARAIADHQLVLRARPAMAAIAETTRESTYLSAPGPRGTALYIDQIQGTYAIRHMGWVGQTVPLVGTAVGAALLGEVGPQGYAVAHDTIEEHSTGVAAPIHDAIGRVAGALSVVGPTFRLDDETCARHGRVLVEHCARLSAELGRTTPD; the protein is encoded by the coding sequence ATGGCCCCCGGCGACGTGACCCGCAGCGTGAGCCGGACCTTCGAGTTGCTCGGGGCCATCATCGAGCACGGCGGGCTCACCCTCGCCGACGCCGCCAAGGCCACCGAACTCGCGCCGAGCACCGCGCTGCGGCTGATCCGCAGCCTGGAGCAGACCGAGTTCGTGCTGCGCGGCGAGGACAACGTCTACCGGGTGGGCCCGCGGCTGCTGCAGATCGGCGCACGCGCCATCGCCGACCACCAGTTGGTGCTGCGTGCCCGTCCCGCGATGGCGGCCATCGCCGAGACCACCCGGGAGTCGACCTACCTGTCGGCGCCCGGCCCGCGGGGCACCGCGCTCTACATCGACCAGATCCAGGGCACCTACGCCATCCGGCACATGGGCTGGGTGGGGCAGACCGTGCCGCTGGTGGGCACCGCGGTGGGCGCGGCGCTGCTCGGTGAGGTCGGCCCGCAGGGCTACGCCGTCGCCCACGACACCATCGAGGAGCATTCGACCGGTGTCGCCGCGCCCATCCACGACGCCATCGGCCGCGTCGCCGGCGCGTTGAGCGTCGTCGGACCGACCTTCCGCCTCGACGACGAGACCTGCGCCCGGCACGGCCGGGTCCTGGTCGAACACTGCGCCCGGCTCTCGGCCGAGCTGGGCCGCACGACCCCCGACTGA
- a CDS encoding CaiB/BaiF CoA transferase family protein: MNALPPLDGVRVVDLSRVLAGPYCTALLADAGADVVKIETKAGEDARHLGPFRDGESLYFTVLNRGKRSVALDLKDPADRDALLELIAGADVVVENFRPGVTTRLGIDYAAARARNPRLVYASISGFGQQGPMSGAAAYDLVVQALSGIMSITGSPESGPTRLGESFGDLIAGLFAAWGISTALLAARTTGQGQHLDVAMFDSMLAMLPTAHSQLQATGAAPGRVGNRHPVSTPFDTYRADDGLFVLAVASQSGFEKLARTLGRGDLITDPRFADDTARTVNEPVLRKEIENWAAGRTVAQVVAILTAAGLAASPVWDVAQALDSEQARSRGVVQSFEHPVAGTVSYVRQPVVFGGSARPPVRRSPLLDEHHEEVLAEFG, encoded by the coding sequence GTGAACGCCCTACCTCCGCTCGACGGCGTGCGCGTCGTCGACCTGTCCCGGGTGCTGGCCGGGCCGTACTGCACCGCGCTGCTCGCCGACGCGGGCGCCGACGTGGTGAAGATCGAGACCAAGGCCGGTGAGGACGCCCGTCACCTCGGGCCGTTCCGTGACGGCGAGAGCCTGTACTTCACCGTGCTCAACCGCGGCAAACGCTCGGTCGCGCTCGACCTCAAGGACCCGGCCGACCGGGACGCGCTGCTGGAGCTGATCGCCGGGGCCGATGTGGTGGTCGAGAACTTCCGGCCCGGTGTCACCACCCGCCTCGGCATCGACTACGCCGCCGCGCGGGCGCGCAACCCGCGCCTCGTCTACGCCTCCATCTCCGGCTTCGGCCAGCAGGGGCCGATGTCCGGCGCCGCCGCCTACGACCTGGTCGTGCAGGCGTTGTCGGGGATCATGAGCATCACCGGCTCGCCCGAATCCGGCCCGACCCGCCTGGGCGAATCGTTCGGCGACCTGATCGCCGGGCTGTTCGCCGCGTGGGGGATCAGCACCGCGCTGCTGGCCGCCCGCACCACCGGGCAGGGCCAGCACTTGGACGTGGCGATGTTCGACAGCATGCTCGCCATGTTGCCCACCGCGCACAGCCAGTTGCAGGCCACCGGCGCCGCGCCGGGCCGGGTGGGCAACCGGCACCCGGTGTCCACTCCGTTCGACACCTACCGCGCCGACGACGGACTGTTCGTGCTCGCCGTCGCCAGCCAGTCCGGTTTCGAGAAGCTGGCCCGCACCCTCGGCCGTGGCGACCTGATCACCGATCCGCGCTTCGCCGACGACACCGCCCGCACCGTCAACGAGCCGGTGCTGCGCAAGGAGATCGAGAACTGGGCGGCGGGCCGCACGGTCGCCCAGGTCGTGGCGATCCTGACCGCCGCGGGCCTGGCGGCCTCACCGGTGTGGGACGTGGCGCAGGCGCTGGACTCCGAGCAGGCGCGCAGCCGCGGGGTGGTGCAGTCCTTCGAGCATCCCGTGGCGGGCACCGTAAGCTACGTCCGGCAGCCTGTCGTCTTCGGCGGCAGCGCCCGTCCGCCGGTGCGGCGCAGTCCGCTGCTCGACGAGCACCACGAGGAGGTCCTCGCGGAATTCGGCTAG